A stretch of Kiloniellales bacterium DNA encodes these proteins:
- a CDS encoding aminotransferase class V-fold PLP-dependent enzyme: GDEIVVTNQDHEANGGAWRRLEEFGLVVREWRIDPESGQLDPAALSPLLGERTRLVCFPHVSNIVGEINPVARIVAEARRAGAMICVDGVAYAAHRPIDVEALGVDFYLFSLYKIYGPHIALLFARRDCMERARNQNHYFHENNLPEKLNPGGLNYEAVASLSGITDYFEAVYRHHFDQPENTLAGRLDRVFALFARQEAAIVERFCGYLAGKPEIRVIGGGPGESRLPTFSLVVAGRRPAELVEALGQERIAANHGHFYAPRCLEGVGVDPEEGVLRISMVHYNTLDEVDHLVDALEKIL; encoded by the coding sequence GGCGACGAGATCGTCGTCACCAACCAGGACCACGAGGCCAACGGCGGCGCGTGGCGGCGGCTAGAGGAGTTCGGCCTGGTCGTTCGGGAATGGCGGATCGACCCGGAAAGTGGTCAGCTCGATCCTGCCGCCCTCTCACCACTGCTCGGCGAGCGAACCCGTCTCGTCTGTTTTCCCCATGTCTCCAATATCGTGGGGGAGATCAATCCGGTCGCCCGGATCGTCGCCGAGGCGCGCCGGGCGGGCGCCATGATCTGCGTCGACGGCGTCGCCTACGCGGCGCATCGGCCGATCGACGTCGAGGCGCTCGGCGTCGATTTCTATCTCTTCAGCCTCTACAAGATCTACGGGCCGCATATCGCCCTCCTCTTTGCGCGGCGCGACTGCATGGAACGCGCCCGCAACCAGAACCATTACTTTCACGAGAACAACCTGCCGGAGAAGCTGAATCCGGGCGGCCTCAACTACGAGGCCGTCGCCTCGCTGAGCGGGATCACGGACTACTTCGAGGCGGTGTACCGGCATCACTTCGATCAGCCCGAGAACACTCTGGCCGGCCGCCTGGACCGTGTTTTCGCCCTCTTCGCCCGGCAGGAGGCGGCGATCGTCGAGCGCTTCTGCGGCTACCTCGCGGGCAAGCCGGAGATCCGGGTGATCGGCGGCGGGCCCGGGGAGTCGCGCCTGCCGACCTTCTCCCTCGTGGTCGCCGGGCGCCGGCCGGCCGAGCTGGTCGAGGCTCTCGGCCAGGAGCGGATCGCGGCCAATCATGGGCACTTCTACGCGCCGCGCTGCCTCGAGGGGGTCGGGGTCGATCCGGAGGAAGGCGTGCTGCGCATCTCCATGGTGCACTACAACACCTTGGACGAAGTCGATCATCTGGTCGACGCCCTCGAGAAGATCCTCTGA